A genomic region of Leptotrichia hofstadii contains the following coding sequences:
- a CDS encoding glycosyltransferase family 9 protein has protein sequence MKILVIHTAFIGDIVLSTPLIQRLKDMYPKSEIDYLTLPANQSVLSNNPNLHEILLYDKKGKDRGIKGFLRVLKILKQKKYNYAVIPHRFIKSILLAKLAKIPNIVGFDVATGSFLLNKKVHYDMKKHEVERLLDLVEYKGEKIPIRIYPAKENFVKIDKILKNHGYFENQEQKLILVAPGSQRPEKIWPIEKYREVIEKLKKNKNYFIGITGSKAEKKLSLNFPNDKNVIDFRGEINLVEFGALISKANIVVGNDSSPIHIASGFEKPFVIGIFGPGKRTLGFFPWTEKSNVIEDNEFYENNIVKIPKKRHEYRKDYYKGIPLISADRVFKEIMNHLEI, from the coding sequence ATGAAAATATTGGTAATACATACGGCATTCATTGGGGATATTGTCTTGTCTACACCTTTGATACAAAGATTAAAGGACATGTATCCTAAATCAGAAATTGATTATTTAACATTGCCGGCAAATCAGAGCGTGCTAAGCAATAATCCTAACTTGCACGAAATACTGCTTTATGATAAAAAGGGAAAAGACAGAGGAATAAAAGGTTTTTTGAGAGTATTAAAAATATTGAAACAAAAAAAATATAATTATGCTGTGATACCACATAGATTTATAAAATCCATATTGCTTGCAAAATTAGCAAAAATTCCCAATATTGTTGGATTTGATGTAGCGACAGGCTCTTTTCTGCTAAATAAGAAAGTTCATTATGATATGAAAAAGCATGAAGTGGAAAGATTACTTGATTTGGTGGAATATAAAGGAGAAAAAATTCCAATTAGAATTTATCCTGCAAAAGAAAATTTTGTTAAAATTGATAAAATTTTAAAAAATCATGGATATTTTGAAAACCAGGAACAAAAACTGATATTAGTTGCACCAGGAAGTCAAAGACCTGAAAAAATATGGCCAATAGAAAAATATCGTGAAGTTATTGAAAAATTGAAAAAAAATAAAAATTATTTTATTGGGATAACTGGCTCAAAAGCCGAAAAAAAATTATCTCTAAATTTCCCAAATGATAAAAATGTTATTGATTTTCGTGGAGAAATTAATCTTGTAGAATTTGGAGCTTTGATTTCAAAGGCGAATATTGTCGTTGGAAATGACAGTTCTCCAATTCATATTGCAAGTGGATTTGAAAAACCGTTTGTAATTGGGATTTTTGGACCGGGAAAGCGGACTTTGGGATTTTTTCCCTGGACTGAAAAAAGCAATGTTATTGAAGACAACGAATTCTATGAAAATAATATTGTAAAAATTCCCAAGAAAAGACACGAATACAGAAAAGACTATTACAAAGGCATCCCTTTAATTAGTGCCGACAGGGTCTTTAAGGAAATTATGAATCATCTTGAAATATAG
- the gyrA gene encoding DNA gyrase subunit A, with protein sequence MSDDFRDDDEREEEITEMDENDDREIIVEGLPKATDLSNESNVYIEDEIKAAYLDYSMSVIVSRALPDVRDGLKPVHRRILFSMSEMGMSHKTPFKKSARIVGDVLGKYHPHGDSSVYGAMVRMAQDFNMRYELIDGHGNFGSIDGDEAAAMRYTEARMAKITEELLADINKDTIDYRKNFDESLDEPVVLPAKLPNLLLNGANGIAVGMATNIPPHNLGEVVDGIVALIDNPEISIDELITYIKGPDFPTGGIINGKQGIYDAYRTGRGKLRVAGRVEVETSKTGKESIIVTELPYQVNKARLIEKIADLVRQKKITGISDLRDETDRDGIRIVIELKKGEESELILNSLYKFTDLQNTFGVIMLALVDNAPRVLNLKQVLQKYLEHRFEVITRRTEFELKKAKNRAHILEGFKIALDNIEEVIRIIRASKDANVARTELIAKFGFSEIQAKAILDMRLQRLTGLERDKINQEYNELMLLIEELTGILSDDSKIYGIIKEEALKLKEDFGDERRTEIRNARAEISIEDLIKDEEVVVTLTEKGYVKRVAIDTYRSQKRGGIGVNATNTIEDDVVKDMYIAKTLDTLLIFTTKGKVFSIKVYEIPETGKQARGKLIGNIINLDDDEKVSTIIKVREFEKNKNLFFVTRNGVVKKSELTLFSNIMKAGKRAIRLNDEDEVMYIGLTSGTGEDEIFVATRNGIAIRFSEKDVRSMGTGATGVKGITLRDKDKIVGAAIINSEMNNDEMRILTITEEGYGKRTKLSEYRFQSRGGKGIINAKLNEKTGKIVDVKIVKENDEIMLITSEGTLIRTSVNNISVIGRSASGVRIMKVRNNEKIASVVKITEEPDLTEEEK encoded by the coding sequence ATGTCAGACGATTTTAGAGATGACGATGAAAGAGAAGAAGAGATAACGGAAATGGATGAGAACGATGATAGGGAAATCATTGTGGAGGGATTGCCTAAGGCTACGGATTTATCAAATGAATCTAACGTTTATATTGAGGATGAGATAAAGGCGGCTTATTTGGATTATTCGATGAGTGTAATTGTTAGCCGTGCATTGCCTGATGTACGTGATGGATTAAAGCCTGTACATAGAAGAATTTTGTTTTCCATGAGTGAAATGGGAATGAGCCATAAAACTCCATTTAAAAAATCGGCAAGGATTGTCGGGGATGTACTGGGGAAATATCATCCACACGGGGATTCTTCAGTTTATGGTGCAATGGTTAGAATGGCACAGGACTTTAATATGAGATATGAACTTATCGACGGACATGGAAACTTTGGTTCGATTGATGGGGATGAAGCGGCGGCAATGCGGTATACAGAAGCTAGAATGGCTAAAATTACTGAAGAGCTGCTTGCGGATATTAATAAGGATACAATAGACTATCGTAAAAACTTTGATGAAAGTTTGGATGAGCCAGTTGTATTGCCTGCTAAACTTCCCAATTTACTACTAAATGGAGCAAACGGTATTGCTGTCGGAATGGCTACAAATATTCCGCCACATAATTTAGGAGAGGTCGTTGATGGAATTGTGGCATTGATTGATAATCCTGAAATTTCGATTGATGAACTGATTACATACATAAAAGGTCCAGATTTTCCAACTGGAGGTATAATTAATGGGAAACAAGGGATTTATGATGCGTATAGAACTGGACGTGGAAAACTACGGGTTGCAGGACGTGTGGAAGTTGAAACTTCAAAAACTGGAAAAGAGTCGATTATTGTTACAGAATTACCATATCAGGTAAATAAAGCCAGACTTATTGAAAAAATTGCAGATTTGGTAAGACAGAAGAAAATTACTGGAATATCTGATTTGCGGGATGAAACTGATAGAGATGGTATCAGAATTGTAATTGAGCTGAAAAAAGGTGAGGAAAGTGAACTAATTCTAAACAGTCTTTATAAATTTACTGATTTACAAAATACATTTGGTGTAATTATGCTTGCACTTGTGGATAATGCACCAAGAGTATTGAACTTAAAGCAGGTTCTTCAAAAATATCTGGAACATAGGTTTGAAGTAATTACAAGAAGAACTGAATTCGAGTTGAAAAAGGCTAAAAATAGAGCTCATATTTTGGAAGGATTCAAAATTGCACTTGATAACATTGAGGAAGTAATTAGAATTATACGTGCTTCAAAGGATGCAAATGTTGCACGGACTGAATTAATTGCAAAATTTGGATTCTCAGAAATTCAGGCAAAAGCAATTCTGGATATGAGATTGCAAAGGCTTACTGGACTTGAAAGAGATAAAATTAATCAGGAATATAACGAACTTATGCTATTAATTGAAGAATTAACTGGAATTTTATCTGACGATTCAAAAATATATGGTATAATTAAAGAGGAGGCACTTAAATTAAAAGAAGATTTTGGTGATGAACGTAGAACTGAAATCAGAAACGCAAGAGCCGAAATCAGCATAGAAGACTTAATTAAGGACGAAGAAGTTGTTGTAACACTTACAGAAAAAGGTTACGTAAAACGTGTGGCAATTGACACTTACCGTTCACAAAAACGTGGTGGAATCGGAGTAAATGCTACAAATACAATAGAAGACGATGTTGTAAAAGATATGTACATAGCAAAAACTCTTGATACATTGCTTATTTTCACAACGAAAGGAAAAGTATTCAGCATAAAAGTTTATGAAATTCCTGAAACTGGAAAACAGGCACGTGGAAAACTGATTGGAAATATTATAAATCTGGATGATGATGAAAAAGTCAGCACGATAATAAAAGTTCGTGAATTTGAAAAGAATAAGAATTTATTCTTCGTAACACGAAATGGAGTTGTTAAAAAATCTGAATTGACATTGTTTAGTAATATTATGAAAGCTGGAAAACGAGCGATTAGATTAAATGATGAAGATGAAGTGATGTATATCGGGCTTACAAGCGGAACTGGCGAAGATGAAATTTTTGTTGCTACGAGAAATGGTATTGCCATAAGATTCTCTGAAAAAGATGTAAGAAGTATGGGAACTGGGGCAACTGGAGTAAAAGGTATTACTCTTCGAGACAAGGACAAAATTGTAGGTGCTGCAATTATTAATTCAGAAATGAATAATGATGAAATGAGAATTCTTACAATTACTGAAGAAGGATATGGAAAACGTACAAAACTTTCTGAATATAGATTCCAGTCAAGAGGTGGAAAAGGAATTATCAATGCAAAACTGAATGAAAAAACTGGAAAAATTGTAGATGTGAAAATTGTCAAGGAAAATGATGAAATTATGCTTATTACTTCAGAAGGTACACTAATTAGAACAAGCGTAAATAATATATCTGTAATAGGACGTTCAGCTTCAGGTGTGCGAATAATGAAAGTTAGAAATAATGAAAAAATAGCTTCTGTAGTAAAAATCACAGAAGAACCTGATTTAACCGAAGAAGAAAAATAA
- the gyrB gene encoding DNA topoisomerase (ATP-hydrolyzing) subunit B, translating to MDNNYGAEAITVLEGLEAVRKRPGMYIGSTSARGLHHLVWEIVDNSVDEALAGICDKITVKILEGNIIEVSDNGRGIPVGMHKTGKSTLEVVLTVLHAGGKFDNDNYKVSGGLHGVGVSVVNALSEWLEATVTRDGKIFRQTYERGVPTSPVEEIGVADDGAHGTVVRFKADDEIFETTVYDYSVLESRLKELAYLNKGLKIELADERNAENIKAEEFLFEGGIKDFLNEIIDEEKIVDDVIYMADTMQIEEAKEVETVDEDGNTVKKQRSAKFVEVEIAMNYTTSQRETVYSFVNNINTHEGGTHVSGFRTALTRTINDIAKQMNLIKDKNGTFQGTDVREGLVCVISVKIPEPQFEGQTKTKLGNSEVTGIVSNIVGSNLKFYLEDHPKAAEKIIEKMAMSKRAREAAKKARELVLRKNTLEVGSLPGKLADCSSKDPAESEIFIVEGNSAGGSAKQGRDRRFQAILPLRGKILNVEKSGVHKALENAEIRAMITAFGAGFGEEMDLKKLRYHKIVIMTDADVDGAHIRTLMLTFFYRHLRELINEGYIYIAQPPLYKIQAGKAIRYAYSDDQMKQVTKVLEGEGRKYTIQRYKGLGEMNPEQLWETTLDPEVRTLLKVSMEDASYADKMFNILMGDKVEPRRKFIEDNANYVRNLDI from the coding sequence ATGGATAATAATTATGGAGCAGAGGCGATTACGGTTCTGGAAGGACTGGAAGCAGTTAGAAAGCGTCCGGGAATGTATATTGGATCAACTTCAGCACGTGGGCTTCACCATCTAGTATGGGAAATAGTGGATAACAGCGTGGATGAGGCACTTGCTGGAATTTGTGATAAAATTACTGTAAAGATACTTGAAGGAAATATTATTGAGGTATCTGACAATGGACGTGGAATCCCCGTGGGAATGCACAAAACTGGAAAATCAACTTTAGAAGTTGTACTTACTGTACTTCACGCCGGAGGGAAATTTGACAATGATAATTATAAAGTGTCAGGTGGACTTCACGGAGTTGGAGTATCTGTCGTAAATGCTTTGTCAGAATGGCTTGAAGCAACTGTAACACGTGATGGAAAAATTTTTAGACAAACTTATGAACGTGGTGTGCCAACTTCGCCTGTGGAGGAAATTGGCGTGGCAGACGATGGTGCACATGGGACTGTAGTCAGATTTAAAGCTGATGACGAAATATTTGAAACGACAGTTTACGATTATTCTGTATTGGAATCACGTTTAAAAGAATTGGCATATTTGAACAAAGGCTTAAAAATTGAACTGGCTGATGAGAGAAATGCTGAAAATATAAAAGCTGAAGAATTTTTATTTGAAGGTGGAATAAAGGACTTTTTAAATGAAATTATTGATGAGGAAAAAATCGTTGATGATGTAATTTATATGGCTGATACAATGCAAATTGAGGAAGCTAAGGAAGTAGAAACTGTGGATGAGGATGGAAACACGGTGAAAAAACAGCGAAGTGCAAAATTCGTGGAAGTGGAAATTGCAATGAACTACACAACTTCACAAAGAGAAACGGTTTATTCGTTTGTAAATAATATAAATACTCATGAAGGCGGAACTCATGTCAGCGGATTTAGAACTGCGCTTACAAGAACAATTAATGATATTGCAAAACAGATGAACTTAATCAAGGATAAAAATGGGACATTTCAAGGAACAGATGTAAGAGAAGGTCTTGTCTGTGTAATAAGTGTAAAAATACCCGAACCTCAATTTGAAGGACAGACAAAAACAAAACTTGGAAATAGTGAAGTTACAGGAATTGTATCAAATATTGTTGGAAGCAACTTGAAATTCTATCTAGAAGATCATCCAAAGGCAGCTGAAAAAATTATTGAAAAAATGGCAATGTCAAAAAGAGCAAGAGAAGCAGCGAAAAAAGCAAGAGAGCTTGTACTTAGAAAAAATACATTGGAAGTAGGATCACTGCCTGGTAAACTGGCAGACTGCTCTTCAAAAGACCCGGCTGAATCAGAAATTTTCATAGTCGAAGGAAACTCAGCAGGAGGTTCTGCAAAACAAGGAAGAGACAGAAGATTTCAGGCAATATTGCCACTTCGTGGAAAAATCTTGAATGTAGAAAAATCAGGAGTGCATAAAGCTCTTGAAAATGCAGAAATTAGAGCAATGATTACAGCCTTTGGAGCTGGATTTGGCGAAGAAATGGATTTGAAAAAATTAAGATACCATAAAATCGTAATTATGACAGATGCCGATGTTGATGGTGCTCACATCAGAACATTAATGCTGACATTCTTCTACAGACATCTGAGAGAATTAATTAACGAAGGCTACATATATATCGCACAGCCTCCTTTATACAAAATTCAGGCTGGAAAAGCAATCAGATACGCCTATTCAGACGATCAGATGAAACAAGTGACAAAAGTGCTGGAAGGAGAAGGACGAAAATACACAATCCAGCGTTACAAAGGGCTGGGAGAAATGAATCCGGAACAGCTTTGGGAAACAACCCTTGATCCAGAAGTAAGAACGTTATTAAAAGTATCAATGGAAGACGCTTCCTATGCCGATAAGATGTTTAATATTCTGATGGGGGATAAGGTTGAGCCGAGAAGGAAGTTTATTGAAGATAATGCGAATTATGTAAGGAATTTGGATATATAA